The proteins below are encoded in one region of Pacificitalea manganoxidans:
- a CDS encoding ABC transporter ATP-binding protein, whose amino-acid sequence MLDTPQTPLVSIENLRVEFDTNDGLVVGVEDVSFEIGAGETVCVVGESGSGKSISSLSLIRLVEFGGGRIANGQLNFRRGDSAESTIDVARADNALMRTIRGNEIAMIFQEPMSALNPVFTIGRQLSEGLRVHKGLSREAAMARALELLQRVRIPEPERRLNQYPHELSGGMRQRVVIAMALACEPRLLIADEPTTALDVTIQAEILALIDRLKRETGTAVLFITHDMAVVAQVADRVVVMYRGNKVEEGPVEQIFEAPSHDYTRALLSAVPKLGEMAGTDRPAPLNVLGQPKVEARPPRAGSGEPLLEVRNLTTRFAVKGGLLRRTVARVHAVEDVSFTLNAGETLSLVGESGCGKSTTGRSILRLIEPDSGQIRLGDTDVLALSEREMRQARRDMQMIFQDPYSSLNPQMRLMDQVAEPIRNFGLERGSAIEDRVADLFDRVDLPRSFLRRFPHELSGGQRQRIAIARALALNPKLIVADEAVSALDVSIQAQVLNLLIELQADLGISLLFISHDMAVVERISHQAAVMYLGRIVEIGPRRAIFEDPRHPYTRDLLSAVPIADPRRRKRESELNFKPIPSPVFPLDYQPAPSTYDEVTPGHFVLRDV is encoded by the coding sequence ATGCTCGATACCCCGCAAACGCCGCTTGTTTCTATCGAAAACCTGCGTGTCGAATTCGACACCAATGACGGGCTGGTCGTGGGCGTCGAGGATGTCTCGTTCGAGATCGGCGCGGGCGAAACCGTCTGCGTGGTGGGCGAAAGCGGCTCGGGCAAATCGATCTCCTCGTTGTCGTTGATCCGGTTGGTGGAATTCGGCGGTGGCCGCATCGCCAATGGCCAGTTGAATTTCCGGCGGGGCGACAGCGCGGAGAGCACCATCGACGTGGCGCGCGCCGACAATGCGTTAATGCGCACGATCCGGGGCAATGAGATCGCGATGATCTTTCAGGAGCCGATGAGCGCCCTGAACCCGGTTTTCACCATCGGGCGGCAACTGTCCGAAGGTCTGCGCGTCCATAAGGGGCTGAGCCGGGAGGCCGCGATGGCCCGCGCGCTGGAGCTGCTGCAACGTGTGCGCATCCCGGAGCCGGAGCGGCGCCTGAACCAGTATCCGCATGAATTGTCGGGCGGCATGCGGCAGCGCGTGGTGATCGCGATGGCGCTGGCCTGCGAGCCTCGGCTGTTGATCGCGGATGAGCCGACAACCGCGCTGGATGTGACCATTCAGGCCGAAATCCTCGCCCTGATCGACCGGCTGAAGCGCGAAACCGGCACGGCGGTGTTGTTCATCACCCATGACATGGCGGTGGTGGCACAGGTCGCGGACCGGGTGGTGGTCATGTATCGCGGCAACAAGGTCGAAGAAGGGCCCGTCGAGCAGATTTTCGAAGCGCCGAGCCACGACTACACCCGCGCGCTGCTGTCGGCTGTGCCCAAGCTGGGCGAAATGGCGGGCACCGACCGGCCCGCGCCGCTGAATGTGCTGGGCCAACCCAAGGTCGAGGCCCGCCCCCCCCGCGCCGGGTCTGGCGAGCCCTTGCTGGAAGTGCGCAACCTGACGACCCGTTTCGCGGTCAAGGGGGGCTTGCTGCGGCGCACGGTGGCGCGAGTGCATGCGGTGGAAGATGTGTCGTTTACGCTGAATGCCGGTGAAACGCTGTCACTGGTCGGGGAGTCGGGATGCGGCAAGTCCACGACCGGGCGGTCGATCCTGCGGCTGATCGAGCCGGATAGCGGGCAGATCCGGCTGGGCGATACCGATGTGCTGGCCCTGAGCGAGCGCGAGATGCGTCAGGCCCGGCGCGACATGCAGATGATATTCCAAGACCCCTATAGCTCGCTCAATCCGCAGATGCGGTTGATGGATCAGGTGGCCGAGCCAATCCGCAATTTCGGGCTAGAACGCGGATCAGCCATCGAGGATCGCGTGGCGGACCTGTTTGACAGGGTGGACCTGCCGCGCAGCTTCCTGCGCCGGTTCCCGCATGAGCTGTCCGGCGGGCAGCGGCAACGCATCGCCATTGCGCGGGCGCTGGCGCTGAACCCAAAGCTGATCGTCGCGGATGAGGCGGTCTCGGCGCTGGATGTGTCGATTCAGGCGCAGGTGCTGAACCTGCTTATCGAACTGCAGGCTGATCTGGGAATTTCGCTGCTGTTCATCAGCCATGACATGGCGGTGGTGGAGCGGATCAGCCATCAGGCGGCGGTAATGTATCTGGGCCGGATTGTCGAAATCGGCCCGCGCCGCGCGATTTTCGAAGATCCGCGTCATCCCTATACGCGTGACCTGCTGTCCGCGGTCCCAATTGCGGACCCCCGCAGACGGAAGCGCGAAAGCGAACTGAACTTCAAACCGATCCCCTCGCCCGTGTTTCCGCTGGATTATCAGCCGGCGCCGTCGACCTACGATGAGGTGACACCGGGGCATTTCGTGCTGCGCGACGTGTAG